One Oncorhynchus keta strain PuntledgeMale-10-30-2019 chromosome 23, Oket_V2, whole genome shotgun sequence DNA segment encodes these proteins:
- the LOC127910926 gene encoding uncharacterized protein LOC127910926 isoform X1 yields MTRLELGNSREEKETSCVFKGIFHSSQPLLRTDRFNSEMYSDSTRTGHYGLIHQNNNDYCYCRHGVHYGPTFQGGPGGNRPPPIRPDHPDHPASLDLREDFQLPPFPVETEDIEPGLENGERSGGGRGGGRGDGGRGGGGGRQEGEGRGGEGRGGGGGGGGIEAEAGHTHRAPQRRPVFTGQGQNAQPQPDLFSPSQTYDYNPAQWSWPMEPSGPGLRHYSPVREQCGCVGQGGGDAVGTATGTHPFNSSRHASALSLLADPEPAHRQTSYNYDPEGRRQASYGAEEQIWGQSKHRQASCSYSLRLERQTSYGPQELHRQASYSYSPEDKPIHGQTSYCPEEQVWDQSKHRQASYSPKDKPIHGQTSYVPEDKIWDQPKHRQASYSPEDKPIHGQTSYCPEEQVWDQPKHRQASYSYSTERQDWRFTAGCQHNHLDRCVPLEQGHLHSHMPNGCCGIGGSSPRPVSSQGRGDRANHQERTTRLKAGGVGDEIGEDGCNGRHVPAGSSSEGLVRKKQGLVWKNQGLLREKEGSVREKEGSVLENQNLIRENECAVHENRGSTQENQGSIREKEDSVQGKKGSVQEKEVSVREKKGSVLENQGSIREKKVSVQAKKGSVLENQGSIREKEVSVRTKEGSVCEQIRQVVSDLEGVLGGLKQVHVDMKEVVQQIDRLTANIDLEEEEGSCNKSPCRGDGHLNPRDCKGGDGHPNPRDCKGGDGHPNPRDCKGGDGHPNLRDCKGVLMFNQGDQRPHYRDMDRIVKQKTTRVQVHTHWTGTGDLVHNHKTPGNHGPQCSDMDHTVIIHDPPPDPRDVPGVLVYRQKTNGDQGVSLLYRQPDHTVTIGTNSLSPVLTASVIKTNRVGVTALSPMGPLSTSKDPKQDRRGLNGHPPLPSPGRELNHVAPQTPPELEMTPSLPLPLWTQLSDPIAMVGYSVPTLRIQKSPLYPRHNGRVERLSKSPAQPTYPAHPALPVLPHLAQPPYPTHPTHPTHPALPPSDLKTPPYSMA; encoded by the exons ATGACTAGGTTGGAGTTAGGGAACAGCAGGGAGGAGAAGGAAACCAGTTGTGTTTTTAAAGGTATTTTCCACAGCAGTCAGCCTCTACTCCGGACGGACCGTTTTAATTCTGAAATGTACTCAGACAGCACACGGACGGGACACTATGGACTCATTCATCAAAACAATAACGACTACTGCTACTGCCGCCACGGTGTCCATTACGGACCCACGTTCCAGGGAGGACCAGGGGGAAACAGACCACCACCCATACGCCCAGACCATccagaccaccctgcatcactGGACCTCAGGGAAGACTTCCAGCTTCCTCCTTTCCCTGTGGAGACCGAGGATATAGAGCCTGGACTAGAGAACGGTGAGagaagtggaggaggaagaggtggtggaagaggagatggaggaagaggtggaggaggaggcagacAAGAAGGTGAAGGTAGAGGAGGTGAaggcagaggaggaggtggaggaggaggaggcattgaAGCTGAAGCTggtcacactcacagggccccacaGAGGAGGCCAGTGTTCACAGGGCAGGGTCAGAATGCCCAACCTCAGCCAGACCTATTTAGCCCTAGCCAAACATATGACTACAACCCTGCCCAGTGGAGCTGGCCAATGGAGCCCTCAGGCCCTGGTCTGAGACACTATTCCCCTGTGAGAGAACAATGTGGCTGTGTGGGACAGGGTGGAGGTGACGCTGTTGGGACGGCGACCGGGACACACCCCTTCAACAGCAGCAGACATGCGTCAGCCTTGTCACTCCTGGCGGACCCAGAGCCGGCACACAGACAGACTAGCTACAACTACGATCCAGAGGGGCGCAGGCAGGCTAGTTATGGAGCGGAAGAGCAGATCTGGGGTCAGTCAAAACACAGACAGGCCAGCTGCAGCTACAGTTTGAGGCTAGAAAGACAGACTAGCTACGGTCCACaggaactacacagacaggctagctacagctacagtccaGAAGACAAGCCAATACACGGACAGACTAGCTACTGTCCAGAAGAACAGGTCTGGGATCAGTCGAAACACAGACAGGCTAGTTATAGTCCAAAAGACAAACCGATACACGGACAGACTAGCTACGTTCCAGAAGACAAGATCTGGGATCAGCCGAAACACAGACAGGCTAGTTATAGTCCAGAAGACAAACCGATACACGGACAGACTAGCTACTGTCCAGAAGAACAGGTCTGGGATCAGCCGAAACACAGACAGGCTAGCTACAGTTACAGTACAGAAAGGCAGGACTGGAGATTTACTGCTGGTTGTCAACACAATCATTTGGACAGGTGTGTACCACTGGAACAAGGACATTTACACTCCCACATGCCCAATGGATGCTGTGGCATTGGTGGTTCAAGTCCCAGGCCTGTGTCCTCTCAGGGCAGGGGAGATAGAGCTAACCACCAGGAGAGGACTACTAGATTAAAGGCTGGAGGAGTTGGAGATGAGATAGGAGAAGACGGCTGTAATGGACGACATGTCCCTGCTGGCTCTAGCTCTGAGGGTTTGGTCAGGAAGAAGCAGGGTTTGGTCTGGAAGAACCAGGGTTTGCTCCGGGAGAAGGAGGGTTcagtcagggagaaggagggtTCGGTCCTGGAGAACCAGAATTTGATCCGGGAGAATGAATGTGCGGTCCATGAGAACCGCGGTTCAACCCAGGAAAACCAGGGTTCGATCCGGGAGAAGGAGGATTCAGTCCAGGGGAAGAAGGGTTCGGTCCAGGAGAAGGAGGTTTCAGTCAGGGAGAAGAAGGGTTCGGTCCTGGAGAACCAGGGTTCGATCCGGGAGAAG AAGGTTTCAGTCCAGGCGAAGAAGGGTTCGGTCCTGGAGAACCAGGGTTCGATCCGGGAGAAGGAGGTTTCAGTCCGGACAAAGGAGGGTTCTGTCTGTGAGCAGATCAGACAGGTGGTGTCAGACCTGGAGGGGGTCCTGGGTGGTCTCAAACAAGTCCACGTGGATATGAAGGAG GTGGTCCAACAGATAGATCGTCTGACAGCTAACATTGAcctggaagaggaagagggatcATGTAACAAGTCCCCTTGTCGTGGTGACGGTCACCTCAACCCCAGAGACTGTAAAGGTGGTGACGGTCACCCCAACCCCAGAGACTGTAAAGGTGGTGACGGTCACCCCAACCCCAGAGACTGTAAAGGTGGTGACGGTCACCCCAACCTCAGAGACTGTAAAGGAGTCCTGATGTTCAACCAGGGAGACCAGAGACCACACTACAGAGACATGGACCGTATCGTCAAACAGAAGACTACTCGGGTCCAGGTACACACCCACTGGACTGGTACAGGGGACCTGGTCCACAACCATAAGACTCCTGGGAACCATGGACCACAGTGCAGCGACATGGATCATACTGTCATCATACATGACCCTCCTCCCGACCCCAGAGACGTCCCTGGGGTCCTGGTGTACAGACAGAAGACTAATGGAGATCAGGGAGTCTCCCTACTGTACAGACAACCTGACCATACTGTCACCATAGGAACtaactccctgtctcctgtcctcacCGCATCTGTCATCAAGACCAACCGGGTTGGGGTCACAGCCCTGAGCCCCATGGGCCCTCTGAGCACCTCCAAAGACCCCAAACAGGACAGACGGGGGCTCAACGGACACCCTCCTCTACCCAGTCCAGGTAGAGAACTGAACCATGTGGCCCCCCAGACCCCCCCAGAGCTAGAAATGACCCCCTCCCTACCCCTGCCCCTATGGACTCAACTGTCTGACCCTATAGCCATGGTCGGATACAGTGTCCCCACTCTTAGGATCCAGAAATCTCCACTGTACCCCCGCCACAACGGACGGGTGGAGAGGCTCAGTAAGAGTCCGGCTCAACCAACCTACCCTGCCCACCCAGCACTGCCGGTCCTGCCCCACCTGGCCCAGCCACCCTACCCTACCCACCCTACCCACCCAACCCACCCTGCCCTGCCTCCCAGTGACTTGAAGACACCTCCCTACAGCATGGCATGA
- the LOC127910926 gene encoding uncharacterized protein LOC127910926 isoform X2, whose protein sequence is MTRLELGNSREEKETSCVFKGIFHSSQPLLRTDRFNSEMYSDSTRTGHYGLIHQNNNDYCYCRHGVHYGPTFQGGPGGNRPPPIRPDHPDHPASLDLREDFQLPPFPVETEDIEPGLENGERSGGGRGGGRGDGGRGGGGGRQEGEGRGGEGRGGGGGGGGIEAEAGHTHRAPQRRPVFTGQGQNAQPQPDLFSPSQTYDYNPAQWSWPMEPSGPGLRHYSPVREQCGCVGQGGGDAVGTATGTHPFNSSRHASALSLLADPEPAHRQTSYNYDPEGRRQASYGAEEQIWGQSKHRQASCSYSLRLERQTSYGPQELHRQASYSYSPEDKPIHGQTSYCPEEQVWDQSKHRQASYSPKDKPIHGQTSYVPEDKIWDQPKHRQASYSPEDKPIHGQTSYCPEEQVWDQPKHRQASYSYSTERQDWRFTAGCQHNHLDRCVPLEQGHLHSHMPNGCCGIGGSSPRPVSSQGRGDRANHQERTTRLKAGGVGDEIGEDGCNGRHVPAGSSSEGLVRKKQGLVWKNQGLLREKEGSVREKEGSVLENQNLIRENECAVHENRGSTQENQGSIREKEDSVQGKKGSVQEKEVSVREKKGSVLENQGSIREKVSVQAKKGSVLENQGSIREKEVSVRTKEGSVCEQIRQVVSDLEGVLGGLKQVHVDMKEVVQQIDRLTANIDLEEEEGSCNKSPCRGDGHLNPRDCKGGDGHPNPRDCKGGDGHPNPRDCKGGDGHPNLRDCKGVLMFNQGDQRPHYRDMDRIVKQKTTRVQVHTHWTGTGDLVHNHKTPGNHGPQCSDMDHTVIIHDPPPDPRDVPGVLVYRQKTNGDQGVSLLYRQPDHTVTIGTNSLSPVLTASVIKTNRVGVTALSPMGPLSTSKDPKQDRRGLNGHPPLPSPGRELNHVAPQTPPELEMTPSLPLPLWTQLSDPIAMVGYSVPTLRIQKSPLYPRHNGRVERLSKSPAQPTYPAHPALPVLPHLAQPPYPTHPTHPTHPALPPSDLKTPPYSMA, encoded by the exons ATGACTAGGTTGGAGTTAGGGAACAGCAGGGAGGAGAAGGAAACCAGTTGTGTTTTTAAAGGTATTTTCCACAGCAGTCAGCCTCTACTCCGGACGGACCGTTTTAATTCTGAAATGTACTCAGACAGCACACGGACGGGACACTATGGACTCATTCATCAAAACAATAACGACTACTGCTACTGCCGCCACGGTGTCCATTACGGACCCACGTTCCAGGGAGGACCAGGGGGAAACAGACCACCACCCATACGCCCAGACCATccagaccaccctgcatcactGGACCTCAGGGAAGACTTCCAGCTTCCTCCTTTCCCTGTGGAGACCGAGGATATAGAGCCTGGACTAGAGAACGGTGAGagaagtggaggaggaagaggtggtggaagaggagatggaggaagaggtggaggaggaggcagacAAGAAGGTGAAGGTAGAGGAGGTGAaggcagaggaggaggtggaggaggaggaggcattgaAGCTGAAGCTggtcacactcacagggccccacaGAGGAGGCCAGTGTTCACAGGGCAGGGTCAGAATGCCCAACCTCAGCCAGACCTATTTAGCCCTAGCCAAACATATGACTACAACCCTGCCCAGTGGAGCTGGCCAATGGAGCCCTCAGGCCCTGGTCTGAGACACTATTCCCCTGTGAGAGAACAATGTGGCTGTGTGGGACAGGGTGGAGGTGACGCTGTTGGGACGGCGACCGGGACACACCCCTTCAACAGCAGCAGACATGCGTCAGCCTTGTCACTCCTGGCGGACCCAGAGCCGGCACACAGACAGACTAGCTACAACTACGATCCAGAGGGGCGCAGGCAGGCTAGTTATGGAGCGGAAGAGCAGATCTGGGGTCAGTCAAAACACAGACAGGCCAGCTGCAGCTACAGTTTGAGGCTAGAAAGACAGACTAGCTACGGTCCACaggaactacacagacaggctagctacagctacagtccaGAAGACAAGCCAATACACGGACAGACTAGCTACTGTCCAGAAGAACAGGTCTGGGATCAGTCGAAACACAGACAGGCTAGTTATAGTCCAAAAGACAAACCGATACACGGACAGACTAGCTACGTTCCAGAAGACAAGATCTGGGATCAGCCGAAACACAGACAGGCTAGTTATAGTCCAGAAGACAAACCGATACACGGACAGACTAGCTACTGTCCAGAAGAACAGGTCTGGGATCAGCCGAAACACAGACAGGCTAGCTACAGTTACAGTACAGAAAGGCAGGACTGGAGATTTACTGCTGGTTGTCAACACAATCATTTGGACAGGTGTGTACCACTGGAACAAGGACATTTACACTCCCACATGCCCAATGGATGCTGTGGCATTGGTGGTTCAAGTCCCAGGCCTGTGTCCTCTCAGGGCAGGGGAGATAGAGCTAACCACCAGGAGAGGACTACTAGATTAAAGGCTGGAGGAGTTGGAGATGAGATAGGAGAAGACGGCTGTAATGGACGACATGTCCCTGCTGGCTCTAGCTCTGAGGGTTTGGTCAGGAAGAAGCAGGGTTTGGTCTGGAAGAACCAGGGTTTGCTCCGGGAGAAGGAGGGTTcagtcagggagaaggagggtTCGGTCCTGGAGAACCAGAATTTGATCCGGGAGAATGAATGTGCGGTCCATGAGAACCGCGGTTCAACCCAGGAAAACCAGGGTTCGATCCGGGAGAAGGAGGATTCAGTCCAGGGGAAGAAGGGTTCGGTCCAGGAGAAGGAGGTTTCAGTCAGGGAGAAGAAGGGTTCGGTCCTGGAGAACCAGGGTTCGATCCGGGAGAAG GTTTCAGTCCAGGCGAAGAAGGGTTCGGTCCTGGAGAACCAGGGTTCGATCCGGGAGAAGGAGGTTTCAGTCCGGACAAAGGAGGGTTCTGTCTGTGAGCAGATCAGACAGGTGGTGTCAGACCTGGAGGGGGTCCTGGGTGGTCTCAAACAAGTCCACGTGGATATGAAGGAG GTGGTCCAACAGATAGATCGTCTGACAGCTAACATTGAcctggaagaggaagagggatcATGTAACAAGTCCCCTTGTCGTGGTGACGGTCACCTCAACCCCAGAGACTGTAAAGGTGGTGACGGTCACCCCAACCCCAGAGACTGTAAAGGTGGTGACGGTCACCCCAACCCCAGAGACTGTAAAGGTGGTGACGGTCACCCCAACCTCAGAGACTGTAAAGGAGTCCTGATGTTCAACCAGGGAGACCAGAGACCACACTACAGAGACATGGACCGTATCGTCAAACAGAAGACTACTCGGGTCCAGGTACACACCCACTGGACTGGTACAGGGGACCTGGTCCACAACCATAAGACTCCTGGGAACCATGGACCACAGTGCAGCGACATGGATCATACTGTCATCATACATGACCCTCCTCCCGACCCCAGAGACGTCCCTGGGGTCCTGGTGTACAGACAGAAGACTAATGGAGATCAGGGAGTCTCCCTACTGTACAGACAACCTGACCATACTGTCACCATAGGAACtaactccctgtctcctgtcctcacCGCATCTGTCATCAAGACCAACCGGGTTGGGGTCACAGCCCTGAGCCCCATGGGCCCTCTGAGCACCTCCAAAGACCCCAAACAGGACAGACGGGGGCTCAACGGACACCCTCCTCTACCCAGTCCAGGTAGAGAACTGAACCATGTGGCCCCCCAGACCCCCCCAGAGCTAGAAATGACCCCCTCCCTACCCCTGCCCCTATGGACTCAACTGTCTGACCCTATAGCCATGGTCGGATACAGTGTCCCCACTCTTAGGATCCAGAAATCTCCACTGTACCCCCGCCACAACGGACGGGTGGAGAGGCTCAGTAAGAGTCCGGCTCAACCAACCTACCCTGCCCACCCAGCACTGCCGGTCCTGCCCCACCTGGCCCAGCCACCCTACCCTACCCACCCTACCCACCCAACCCACCCTGCCCTGCCTCCCAGTGACTTGAAGACACCTCCCTACAGCATGGCATGA